One Mercenaria mercenaria strain notata chromosome 12, MADL_Memer_1, whole genome shotgun sequence DNA segment encodes these proteins:
- the LOC123533459 gene encoding uncharacterized protein LOC123533459: protein MQFGFVPGQGTTDAIFILRQLQEKYIAANKPLYIVFVDLEKVFNRVPRKVLWWALRSLGVEEWAVRVIQGMYSDVRSRVQVNGQYSEEFGVEVGVHQGSVLSPLLFILVLEALSREFRTGVPWELLCAS, encoded by the coding sequence ATGCAGTTTGGCTTTGTGCCAGGCCAGGGTACAACAGATGCTATCTTCATCCTACGCCAGCTACAGGAGAAGTACATAGCTGCAAACAAGCCGCTTTATATCGTGTTTGTCGACTTGGAGAAGGTCTTCAATCGTGTACCAAGGAAAGTCCTCTGGTGGGCGCTGAGGAGTCTGGGTGTTGAGGAATGGGCTGTTCGTGTCATTCAGGGTATGTACTCAGATGTAAGAAGCCGTGTACAAGTAAACGGGCAGTACAGCGAGGAGTTTGGAGTTGAAGTTGGAGTTCATCAGGGATCTGTCCTCAGTCCCCTACTTTTCATCCTCGTACTGGAGGCTCTGTCACGCGAGTTCCGCACAGGTGTGCCTTGGGAGCTCCTGTGTGCTAGCTGA
- the LOC123533618 gene encoding RNA guanine-N7 methyltransferase activating subunit-like, whose protein sequence is MADDECPEDLEKLYDQMFAYRYTDEDPDYQQTISKPIPPCPCITGYFTRSKRNFDNRDNRNQGGRGQWGQRGRGRWQGHGNRYRDDRGRNEGHSYYDRDDRGQGSYRHYDQDRHGNRHSEGRRYNPY, encoded by the exons ATGGCAGATGATGAATGCCCCGAGGATCTGGAAAAACTGTATGACCAGATGTTTGCCTATCG atACACAGATGAGGATCCAGACTATCAGCAGACAATTTCTAAACCAATTCCACCATGCCCATGTATAACAGGATATTTTACAAGATCAAAGAGAAATTTTGACAACAG AGACAACAGAAATCAAGGTGGAAGAGGTCAGTGGGGTCAAAGAGGTAGGGGTCGCTGGCAAGGTCATGGCAATCGCTATAGAGATGATAGAGGTCGGAATGAAGGTCATAGCTATTATGATAGAGACGATAGAGGTCAAGGCAGTTATAGACACTATGATCAAGACAGGCATGGAAATAGACATTCTGAGGGACGGCGTTACAATCCTTACTGA